One window from the genome of Fulvivirga lutea encodes:
- a CDS encoding phosphatase PAP2 family protein → MIEYLIELDKSLFFFLNGLHSSWMDPIMFWISDKKIWIPFYLFLAGWIIKTFNKKSIIYLLALGLAITITDQVISGFMKGFFERFRPSRDPENQGMVHIVNGYTGGKYGFASSHSGNAFALAMFIYLTFREYKWVWLMFVWAAIVAYSRVYLGVHYPGDILVGGIIGLIFGKLCHRLAEKVIAKY, encoded by the coding sequence ATGATCGAATACCTAATTGAACTCGATAAATCACTTTTCTTTTTCCTTAATGGGCTACATTCATCATGGATGGATCCAATTATGTTTTGGATTTCAGATAAAAAAATATGGATTCCATTTTATCTATTTCTGGCCGGATGGATCATCAAAACTTTCAACAAAAAGAGTATAATCTACTTACTAGCGCTAGGTTTGGCGATTACCATTACTGATCAGGTGATTTCAGGTTTTATGAAAGGCTTTTTTGAACGGTTCCGTCCTTCCAGGGATCCTGAAAATCAGGGAATGGTGCATATAGTTAATGGTTATACGGGTGGTAAATATGGTTTTGCTAGTTCACATTCAGGAAATGCCTTTGCATTAGCCATGTTTATTTATCTCACATTTCGGGAATATAAATGGGTATGGCTCATGTTTGTGTGGGCGGCTATTGTAGCTTACAGTCGTGTGTATTTAGGGGTTCATTACCCGGGTGATATACTGGTGGGAGGTATCATCGGATTGATTTTTGGAAAACTGTGCCATAGACTGGCAGAAAAAGTAATTGCTAAATATTGA
- a CDS encoding riboflavin synthase, producing MFTGIIETLGRVKGIETEGSNRHFEIESSISNELKVDQSVSHNGVCLTVTKVQDGKHWVTAIDETLKKSNLGNLKPSDDVNLERCMLNNGRFDGHIVQGHVDQMGECTAIKEEDGSWLFDFKYDPAEGNVTVEKGSITINGISLTCFNSTENSFRVAIIPYTYEHTTMKNIKVGDKINLEFDIVGKYVKRLMNL from the coding sequence ATGTTTACAGGCATTATAGAAACACTAGGCAGAGTTAAAGGAATAGAAACAGAAGGCTCTAATCGTCATTTTGAAATTGAAAGCAGCATATCGAATGAGTTGAAGGTAGATCAAAGTGTTTCGCATAATGGTGTATGCCTTACGGTTACCAAGGTGCAAGATGGTAAGCATTGGGTTACGGCTATAGATGAAACTTTAAAGAAAAGTAATTTGGGTAACCTTAAGCCGAGTGATGATGTGAATCTGGAGCGGTGCATGTTGAATAACGGCAGGTTTGATGGGCATATAGTGCAAGGTCATGTAGATCAGATGGGTGAGTGCACAGCTATAAAAGAGGAGGATGGCAGCTGGTTATTTGATTTTAAATATGATCCTGCAGAAGGTAATGTTACCGTTGAAAAAGGCTCAATTACAATTAATGGAATTAGCCTTACGTGTTTCAATTCAACCGAAAATAGTTTTAGAGTAGCTATCATTCCATATACCTATGAACACACAACCATGAAAAACATCAAGGTAGGGGATAAGATCAATTTAGAATTTGATATTGTTGGAAAGTATGTGAAGAGGCTAATGAACCTTTAA
- a CDS encoding winged helix-turn-helix domain-containing protein, which yields MADFKELDPLLHSQLRLAIMSLLMSVESAEFVYIKEKTGATAGNLSVQLDKLATAGYIGVSKEFKGKKPLTTCSITKRGIEAFEKYVESLKTYFKN from the coding sequence ATGGCTGATTTTAAAGAATTAGATCCTCTATTACATTCTCAGCTTAGGCTGGCTATTATGTCTCTATTGATGTCAGTAGAATCTGCTGAGTTTGTTTACATCAAAGAGAAAACTGGCGCCACCGCAGGGAATCTGAGTGTACAATTAGATAAACTTGCTACTGCCGGTTATATCGGAGTATCAAAAGAATTTAAGGGAAAAAAACCTTTAACGACCTGCAGTATTACAAAACGAGGAATTGAGGCATTTGAAAAATACGTAGAATCATTAAAAACATATTTTAAGAATTAA
- a CDS encoding tetratricopeptide repeat protein, whose protein sequence is MKTIKLSVLLCFITANLLGQTESNEMAYFAYTSNNKSLWKQLVSKEQASYNQSKTNENLYALLLAQHGLLNATMADQDEDLFDDHYKNAKENAEKLIEAKYQIGNAKAILSAIWGWEMGYSSYKGMFLGGKSSTNIEEATNIAPNEPLVWQVYGSSKFFTPSMFGGDTKEAQKAYEKAVKLYEEQNLTKSNWRYLDALAWLGKVYEENGEQDLAKSTYEKALAVEPDFGWVKYALLPSISK, encoded by the coding sequence ATGAAAACGATTAAATTATCAGTACTACTTTGCTTTATCACTGCCAATCTACTTGGACAAACAGAATCTAATGAAATGGCTTATTTTGCTTACACCAGCAACAATAAGAGCTTATGGAAACAATTGGTATCCAAAGAGCAGGCCAGCTACAACCAATCCAAAACAAATGAAAACCTTTACGCTCTTTTACTTGCACAGCATGGCTTGTTAAATGCTACCATGGCCGATCAAGATGAAGATCTTTTTGATGATCACTATAAAAACGCAAAGGAAAATGCAGAAAAGCTTATTGAAGCTAAGTATCAGATAGGTAATGCCAAAGCCATTTTAAGTGCCATCTGGGGTTGGGAAATGGGTTACAGTTCTTATAAAGGGATGTTTCTTGGTGGAAAGAGCAGCACAAATATAGAGGAAGCGACAAATATAGCTCCAAATGAGCCTTTAGTATGGCAAGTCTATGGTTCCTCAAAATTCTTTACTCCTTCTATGTTCGGTGGAGACACGAAAGAAGCACAAAAAGCTTACGAAAAAGCCGTGAAGCTCTATGAAGAACAAAATTTAACTAAATCTAACTGGAGGTATTTAGACGCCCTTGCATGGCTAGGAAAAGTTTATGAGGAAAATGGAGAACAGGATTTAGCGAAAAGTACTTATGAAAAAGCCTTAGCTGTTGAGCCTGATTTCGGATGGGTGAAATATGCCCTACTTCCATCTATATCTAAATAA
- a CDS encoding TonB-dependent receptor — protein MKYLLVILFLAYSLVVLAQDATRGIVLDATSNEVLIGANVFSKSNWKVGASTDINGEFLVKNLEKGDTLIVSYIGYQEKEVVFNGEKYLTILLHTSVKNMAEVTVTAEKLVAEEFTYKKIKRLDIYLNPSAKADPLLATNSLPSSTTLDESANISFRGSSPDETGIFFNNVPLYDAVRFSQLNGIGTFGIFNTAIVDEMLVFPGNPPLEYGNTTSGLIAIKTTEEIPKEKIRTATVSLASYGFLISQKLNNSQALTAFSNYQPAAIIKAFNSDALQEIEDFSSIDLGISYLNVINENTIFKAFNYTLLEGYDFNYKAPTLNTTFEQRKKRNFTIINIRKQLGKSELSFNNNISFTNTQFNYADTDIELNYFDGFTSANYKYSTSKLSFKTGAAFDYREQHFDGTFYIYEYAEGPGYPTTSSTNTSELLRPEVYGFLTYFINDKWTIGGGLRKNLVTDNQSNFLSSQVSSKYQISTNSSLTFAIGNYHRYDFSESEKNLLNESKQVSIDYNLKNDYMNITASLFGKESITKGIKNELAGIELFLKSKLINKLTGQISYSLIDGISRENNGLEYPNKYDLDYFIRGNLEWRINANWTINSTFSFRQGNYHQPLIGSTYNTNLEVYEPEYAALTNQTRLPHYGIIDISISRIIPIKENLNIICFGTVNNILDKENIRTYQYNFDYTERNNSLFSQRTVYFGAVINF, from the coding sequence ATGAAGTATCTATTAGTCATTTTATTTTTAGCATACTCCTTGGTAGTATTGGCCCAAGATGCTACCAGGGGTATTGTGTTAGATGCTACTTCAAATGAAGTGCTAATAGGTGCTAATGTATTTTCTAAAAGTAATTGGAAGGTTGGCGCAAGTACTGACATAAATGGTGAATTCCTAGTTAAAAACCTTGAAAAAGGAGATACTTTGATTGTCTCGTATATCGGCTATCAGGAGAAAGAGGTGGTTTTTAATGGCGAGAAATACTTAACCATTCTCCTTCACACATCTGTGAAAAACATGGCAGAAGTAACCGTCACCGCGGAAAAATTAGTAGCTGAAGAATTTACCTATAAAAAGATTAAACGCTTGGATATTTATTTAAACCCGAGTGCCAAAGCTGACCCATTGTTAGCCACTAACTCCTTACCTTCAAGCACCACGTTAGATGAATCTGCCAATATTAGTTTTAGAGGTAGCAGTCCAGACGAAACCGGAATCTTTTTCAACAACGTACCTCTTTACGATGCCGTAAGATTTTCACAACTCAATGGCATAGGTACTTTTGGTATTTTCAATACTGCTATTGTTGATGAAATGCTTGTTTTTCCTGGTAATCCGCCACTAGAATATGGCAACACCACTTCCGGGCTCATAGCCATAAAGACTACGGAAGAAATTCCTAAAGAAAAGATAAGAACAGCAACTGTTTCTCTTGCGAGTTATGGTTTTCTTATAAGTCAAAAGTTAAATAACAGTCAAGCTCTTACTGCATTCAGTAACTATCAACCAGCCGCCATAATCAAGGCTTTTAATTCAGATGCGCTTCAAGAAATTGAAGATTTTAGTTCCATTGATCTTGGTATAAGCTATTTAAATGTTATTAATGAAAATACTATTTTCAAGGCATTTAACTATACTCTATTAGAGGGTTACGACTTTAATTATAAGGCGCCTACATTAAACACCACCTTCGAACAACGGAAAAAAAGAAATTTTACTATTATCAATATAAGAAAGCAATTAGGTAAATCTGAATTAAGTTTTAACAACAATATCAGTTTCACTAACACTCAATTTAACTATGCAGATACGGATATTGAACTCAATTATTTTGATGGTTTTACTTCAGCTAATTATAAATATTCAACCTCTAAACTAAGTTTCAAAACCGGAGCTGCTTTTGATTACCGAGAGCAACACTTTGATGGCACCTTTTATATCTATGAGTACGCGGAAGGACCTGGTTATCCTACCACAAGCTCTACTAATACATCTGAGTTACTCCGCCCCGAAGTGTATGGTTTTCTCACATACTTTATTAATGATAAGTGGACAATTGGTGGGGGATTGCGAAAAAACTTAGTTACAGACAATCAAAGTAATTTCTTAAGCAGTCAGGTAAGTTCAAAGTATCAAATTAGTACTAACAGTTCGCTCACCTTCGCTATTGGTAATTACCATCGTTATGATTTTTCTGAAAGTGAAAAAAATCTGTTGAATGAAAGCAAGCAGGTATCGATCGACTACAACTTGAAAAATGATTATATGAACATAACTGCTTCATTATTTGGCAAAGAGTCCATTACAAAAGGAATAAAAAACGAATTGGCTGGAATAGAATTATTCTTAAAAAGTAAACTTATCAATAAACTTACCGGTCAAATTTCTTACTCTCTTATCGATGGAATTTCTAGAGAAAATAATGGTTTAGAGTATCCAAATAAATACGACCTGGACTATTTCATTCGTGGAAATCTGGAATGGCGAATAAATGCCAATTGGACCATAAATTCGACATTTTCATTCCGTCAAGGAAATTACCATCAGCCTCTAATTGGTAGCACCTATAATACGAACCTCGAGGTTTATGAGCCTGAATATGCTGCACTAACCAACCAAACCCGACTACCCCACTATGGAATAATTGACATTAGTATCTCGAGAATAATACCCATCAAAGAAAATTTAAATATCATTTGTTTTGGAACAGTTAATAACATTTTGGATAAAGAAAATATAAGAACCTATCAGTATAATTTCGATTATACTGAGAGAAATAACTCATTATTCTCACAAAGAACCGTTTATTTCGGAGCTGTCATCAATTTCTAG
- the cysS gene encoding cysteine--tRNA ligase, producing MSLKDKHPITLYNTLTKKKEQFEPIHQDHVGMYVCGPTVYNDVHLGNVRTFMSFDVIYRYLMYLGYKVRYVRNITDVGHLENDADEGEDKIAKKARLEQLEPMEIVQHYTNGFHNVLNQFNLLPPSIEPSATGHIIEQIEMVQELIKNGLAYEVNGSVYFDVTKYDKDHKYGKLSGRNIEEMMESGRMLDSQDEKRNKIDFAVWKKASPQHIMRWNSPWGQGFPGWHLECTVMSTKYLGDTFDIHGGGMDLVFPHHECEIAQSVGSKGKEPVKYWLHSNMLTVNGQKMSKSLGNSFLPHELFSGDHQLLERGYSPMVVRFFMLQSHYSSTLDFSNDALTAAEKGYKRLMDGFKISKALAYESGNVDADLEKKVLENISGLFQNMGDDFNTAKTLAVLFDITTMMNNLKSGNLKTGQLSKETFEDLIKHYQGFITEVLGLKEEQEGDTKLVDGVMDLLIKLRNDAKEAKNYALSDKIRDDLKAMGVTLKDGKEGTEYAID from the coding sequence ATGTCATTAAAGGACAAACACCCCATTACACTTTACAATACACTTACCAAAAAGAAGGAGCAGTTTGAGCCGATTCACCAAGACCATGTGGGCATGTATGTATGCGGACCAACAGTGTATAACGATGTGCATTTAGGGAATGTAAGAACCTTTATGAGTTTTGATGTGATCTACCGTTACCTGATGTACTTGGGCTATAAAGTACGTTATGTGCGTAACATCACCGATGTAGGCCATTTGGAAAATGATGCAGATGAAGGGGAAGATAAAATAGCTAAGAAAGCAAGATTAGAGCAGCTAGAGCCCATGGAAATCGTGCAGCACTATACCAATGGTTTTCACAATGTGCTCAACCAGTTCAACCTCCTCCCTCCTTCTATTGAGCCTTCTGCTACCGGGCATATTATTGAGCAGATTGAAATGGTACAGGAACTGATTAAAAATGGACTGGCCTATGAAGTAAATGGCTCCGTTTATTTTGATGTAACCAAGTACGACAAAGACCATAAATACGGTAAACTCTCAGGCCGAAATATTGAAGAAATGATGGAAAGCGGGCGTATGCTCGATAGCCAGGATGAGAAAAGAAATAAAATAGACTTTGCTGTTTGGAAGAAAGCCTCACCACAGCACATTATGCGCTGGAACTCCCCTTGGGGCCAAGGTTTCCCGGGCTGGCATTTGGAGTGTACCGTAATGAGCACCAAATACCTGGGCGATACGTTTGACATTCACGGTGGTGGAATGGATTTGGTATTCCCACATCACGAATGTGAGATTGCACAATCTGTAGGCTCTAAAGGCAAAGAACCTGTGAAATACTGGCTGCATAGCAATATGCTTACTGTCAACGGTCAGAAAATGAGTAAATCTCTCGGCAACTCATTTTTGCCGCATGAGTTATTTTCAGGTGACCATCAATTATTGGAAAGAGGCTATAGCCCGATGGTGGTGCGTTTCTTTATGTTGCAATCGCATTACAGCAGTACGTTGGATTTCTCTAACGATGCGCTTACGGCCGCTGAAAAAGGCTACAAGCGCCTGATGGATGGCTTTAAAATAAGCAAAGCACTCGCGTATGAATCTGGAAATGTAGATGCCGATTTAGAAAAGAAAGTTTTGGAAAATATTTCAGGTTTATTCCAAAATATGGGTGATGACTTCAACACGGCTAAAACGTTGGCTGTTTTGTTTGACATTACTACCATGATGAACAACCTCAAATCCGGCAACTTAAAAACCGGGCAGCTAAGCAAAGAAACGTTTGAAGATTTGATTAAACACTACCAGGGCTTTATTACAGAAGTACTTGGCCTGAAAGAAGAGCAGGAAGGCGATACCAAATTAGTAGATGGTGTGATGGACTTGCTCATTAAGCTTAGAAACGATGCCAAAGAAGCTAAGAATTACGCCCTTTCTGACAAAATAAGGGATGATTTGAAGGCTATGGGCGTTACCCTCAAAGATGGAAAAGAAGGAACCGAGTACGCTATCGATTAA
- the yidD gene encoding membrane protein insertion efficiency factor YidD, with translation MEKKEPSTLSIKGVFSAILVFIIRVYQYTISPLLGANCRYTPTCSKYAVEAIQVWGPLKGGWLAIKRISSCHPWGGHGYDPVPEREEN, from the coding sequence ATGGAAAAGAAGGAACCGAGTACGCTATCGATTAAGGGAGTTTTCTCTGCTATACTGGTATTTATTATAAGAGTTTACCAGTACACGATAAGCCCGCTTTTAGGCGCCAATTGCCGCTACACACCTACCTGTTCTAAATATGCAGTAGAAGCCATTCAAGTTTGGGGGCCGTTGAAGGGCGGCTGGTTAGCCATTAAACGCATTAGCAGCTGCCACCCGTGGGGCGGACATGGGTATGATCCGGTGCCGGAGAGGGAGGAAAACTAA
- a CDS encoding WG repeat-containing protein, with amino-acid sequence MNLIIRYILIVILIPSACKNYIEKETANFQYSNIKIEDSLQTLIAVSNEEFIEYGSDIAFVSLNGDTAIAFGDFAYFGTDTLQYYANVLYKEDSVLRPVGIDRYGSILFDVFLFDNGPDYYSEGLVRVERNGLVGYANEKGEIVIPCKYEYASSFQNGLAEVTFKSRFYLDGDEHKRVESDEWFKIDKSGKRLD; translated from the coding sequence ATGAATTTAATTATCAGATACATATTAATAGTTATTCTCATTCCGTCTGCTTGTAAAAATTATATTGAAAAGGAGACTGCAAATTTTCAGTATAGCAACATAAAGATTGAAGATTCATTACAAACCCTAATTGCAGTGTCAAATGAAGAGTTTATAGAATATGGATCAGACATTGCTTTTGTGAGTTTAAATGGAGATACAGCTATAGCATTTGGAGACTTTGCATACTTTGGAACAGATACATTACAATACTATGCTAATGTCTTATATAAAGAAGATTCAGTGTTAAGACCAGTAGGAATCGACCGTTATGGGAGCATTTTGTTTGATGTATTCTTGTTTGACAATGGCCCTGATTATTACAGCGAGGGTTTAGTACGAGTTGAAAGAAACGGTCTTGTAGGGTATGCCAATGAAAAAGGTGAGATTGTTATTCCTTGCAAGTATGAATATGCTAGTTCCTTTCAGAATGGCCTAGCTGAAGTAACTTTTAAATCAAGGTTCTATCTGGATGGCGATGAACACAAAAGAGTGGAAAGTGATGAATGGTTCAAAATAGATAAATCAGGTAAAAGGCTTGATTAG